From a region of the Phaseolus vulgaris cultivar G19833 chromosome 6, P. vulgaris v2.0, whole genome shotgun sequence genome:
- the LOC137832069 gene encoding uncharacterized protein — translation MSDAEVQLYSAGTMKKADHGRDPNHGSNLWTDGLICAFEYVRGQNRTAKSRSNTIDRVEVNRQQHSKISDGLKEASSLRPNENKLPDFSSVNVSRDGFFGASDDDKAGQYSKHDGGHWVPIGWARIFELVQTVQVDAVWSSHQFVFEDSEDDFTAADLAAPYWERPAGPIWWCNVSAGHPTVEAWLNNAQWLHPAVSLALRDESRLISDRMKHLFYEVPVRVAGGLLFELLGQSAGDPFVEEDDIPIVLRSWQAQNFLVTVMHVKGSVSRINALGITEVQELLSAGGYNVPRTVHEVIALLACRLSRWDDRLFRKSIFGAADEIELKFMNRRNHEDLNLFILILNQEIRKLSTQVIRVKWSLHAREEIVFELLQHLKGKGARSLLEGINKSTRQMIEEQEAVRGRLFTIQDVMQSTVRAWLQDKSLRVTHNLAVFGGVSVILTIVTGLFGINVDGIPGAESTPYAFGVFTAILVFIGVVLIAVGMVYLGLKKPVAEEQVEVRKLELQEFVKIFQHEAETHAQVRKNISPKNLPPTAGDAFRSGADYLDIQ, via the exons ATGAGTGATGCAGAAGTTCAACTATATTCCGCAGGAACAATGAAGAAAGCAGATCATGGTAGAGATCCCAATCATGGAAGTAACTTGTGGACAGATGGGCTTATTTGTGCTTTTGAATATGTTCGAGGACAAAACAGAACAGCTAAATCGAGGTCAAATACCATAGACAGAGTAGAGGTTAATCGGCAACAACATTCAAAGATTTCTGATGGTTTAAAGGAGGCTTCTTCTTTGAGACCGAATGAAAACAAGCTGCCAGATTTTTCATCTGTAAATGTCTCACGGGACGGTTTCTTTGGTGCCTCCGATGATGACAAGGCTGGCCAGTATAGTAAGCATGATGGTGGTCATTGGGTACCCATTGGATGGGCAAGAATTTTTGAACTTGTCCAAACAGTTCAGGTTGATGCTGTATGGTCTTCTCATCAATTTGTGTTTGAGGATTCTGAAGATGATTTTACTGCAGCAGATTTGGCGGCTCCCTACTGGGAGCGTCCAGCTGGGCCTATTTGGTGGTGCAATGTTTCTGCTGGTCATCCCACTGTTGAGGCTTGGCTCAACAATGCACAATGGCTACATCCTGCTGTTAGTCTAGCTTTGAGAGACGAAAGTAGACTTATAAGTGACCGGATGAAACACCTTTTCTATGAG GTTCCAGTCAGAGTTGCGGGAGGGCTGTTATTTGAGCTACTGGGACAATCAGCTGGTGATCCTTTTGTTGAAGAAGATGACATTCCAATTGTTCTTAGGTCTTGGCAAGCACAAAACTTCCTTGTAACTGTAATGCATGTAAAAGGATCCGTGTCAAGGATAAATGCTTTAGGCATAACAGAAGTTCAG GAGCTTCTCTCAGCTGGTGGGTATAATGTGCCGAGAACAGTGCATGAAGTTATAGCACTTCTTGCTTGCCGCCTCTCTCGTTGGGATGATAG ATTATTCCGTAAATCTATATTTGGGGCGGCAGATGAGATTGAATTGAAGTTTATGAACAG GAGAAACCATGAAGATTTGAATCTTTTCATCTTAATCTTAAATCAAGAAATCAGAAAGTTATCAACACAG GTTATCAGAGTGAAGTGGTCACTCCATGCAAGAGAAGAGATTGTATTCGAGCTTCTCCAACATCTAAAAGGAAAGGGAGCAAGAAGCCTGCTAGAGGGAATAAACAAGAGCACACGACAAATGATCGAGGAGCAAGAAGCAGTTCGTGGCCGCTTGTTTACCATTCAAGATGTCATGCAAAGCACTGTTCGAGCTTGGTTACAG GATAAAAGCCTTCGGGTAACCCATAATTTAGCTGTATTTGGTGGTGTTAGTGTTATCCTCACCATCGTTACTGGGTTATTTGGGATCAACGTTGATGGGATACCTGGGGCAGAAAGTACACCATATGCATTTGGTGTTTTTACAGCCATCCTTGTCTTCATTGGAGTAGTGCTGATTGCAGTTGGCATGGTTTACCTTGGACTGAAAAAACCCGTTGCTGAAGAACAGGTTGAAGTTAGGAAGCTTGAGCTGCAAGAATTTGTGAAGATATTTCAGCATGAAGCAGAGACTCATGCCCAAGTCAGGAAAAACATTTCTCCCAAAAACTTGCCCCCTACTGCTGGTGATGCTTTCCGTAGTGGTGCGGATTATCTTGACATACAATAG